The following are encoded together in the Microcoleus sp. FACHB-68 genome:
- a CDS encoding GNAT family N-acetyltransferase: protein MGFWKNLFSGSDGSSAPNKGPSEEYPFGAGDSFTQTLRDSSPEMLRERAGSNVRIYFSTDRDLDLYELEELCDAVGWSRRPLRKVKKAIQHSFLVVSMWEQRGTQRRLIGFARATSDHAFNATLWDVVVHPDYQGKGMGKALMKYLIKKLRSEDISNITLFADPHVVDFYRNLGFMPDPEGIKGMFWYPD from the coding sequence ATGGGTTTTTGGAAAAACTTGTTTAGCGGTTCTGACGGCTCTTCGGCTCCTAACAAAGGCCCAAGTGAAGAATATCCTTTTGGTGCCGGCGATTCTTTTACCCAGACGCTGCGCGATTCTTCTCCGGAGATGCTACGCGAACGTGCCGGTTCTAATGTTCGGATTTATTTCAGTACCGACCGGGATCTTGACCTCTACGAACTTGAAGAACTCTGCGATGCCGTCGGTTGGTCTCGACGTCCGCTCCGCAAGGTCAAAAAAGCCATTCAGCACAGTTTTCTCGTCGTTTCGATGTGGGAGCAGCGAGGAACCCAGCGCCGTCTAATAGGCTTTGCCCGCGCCACCTCAGACCATGCCTTTAACGCCACACTCTGGGATGTGGTAGTTCACCCAGATTACCAAGGCAAGGGAATGGGTAAGGCACTGATGAAGTACCTGATTAAAAAACTTCGCAGTGAAGATATCAGCAACATCACCCTCTTCGCTGACCCCCATGTTGTGGATTTTTACCGAAACCTTGGCTTTATGCCCGATCCTGAGGGCATCAAAGGAATGTTTTGGTATCCAGATTAG